In a genomic window of Lacrimispora sp. BS-2:
- a CDS encoding N-acetylmuramoyl-L-alanine amidase family protein, whose translation MMRDKKRKLQTMFLAVLVAAFTCLPAVMSYAADSVVIRSVNLKFDSQYGSEEILMPGISTTNAGVSVKEVVWKRDISKWKAAKNERVSVILTSDTMIFANAYNRSECKITGAKFVSAKALDNNTLEVKVDYVPVVILGRTARAGWSDSKKTKAVWEKVEFATGYQVALYADDKLKKRISVETNMVDLSEYMDKDAVYYYEVRAIGYTADDRKYMKEGDYVTSDDTIMEYDGDTSGKWKGNTYKQEDGGVPRNSWKQILNDWYYFDGNGVYQTGWLLSGQRWYYMNPKDGKLLIGWQFVNGKWYYLNPDGGEMLTGWIQTQPGIWYYLNPDGSMASSTNVGNYWVDASGRWIP comes from the coding sequence ATGATGAGAGATAAAAAAAGAAAACTGCAAACGATGTTCCTTGCTGTGCTGGTGGCAGCATTTACATGCTTACCGGCAGTTATGTCCTATGCTGCCGATTCTGTTGTGATTCGAAGCGTGAATCTTAAATTTGACAGCCAGTATGGGAGTGAAGAAATACTGATGCCTGGTATTTCCACAACCAATGCCGGAGTATCGGTAAAGGAGGTTGTATGGAAACGGGATATCAGCAAATGGAAGGCAGCGAAGAATGAACGGGTCAGCGTGATTTTAACATCAGACACCATGATATTTGCCAATGCCTACAACCGGTCAGAGTGCAAGATCACAGGGGCGAAGTTCGTTTCCGCCAAAGCTTTGGATAACAATACCCTGGAAGTAAAGGTGGATTATGTTCCTGTAGTGATTTTAGGAAGAACAGCCAGGGCCGGCTGGAGTGACAGCAAAAAGACAAAGGCAGTATGGGAAAAAGTTGAATTTGCTACGGGGTATCAGGTTGCCCTGTATGCAGATGATAAGCTGAAGAAGCGTATTTCCGTAGAAACCAATATGGTGGATCTTTCTGAATACATGGATAAGGATGCTGTCTATTACTATGAAGTCCGGGCAATCGGCTATACTGCCGATGACCGGAAATATATGAAGGAAGGGGACTATGTCACTTCCGATGATACTATCATGGAATATGACGGCGATACATCAGGGAAATGGAAGGGAAATACCTACAAGCAGGAGGACGGCGGAGTTCCCAGGAATAGCTGGAAGCAGATCTTAAACGACTGGTATTATTTTGACGGGAATGGAGTTTACCAGACAGGCTGGCTCCTGTCAGGTCAAAGATGGTATTATATGAATCCCAAGGATGGAAAATTACTCATTGGCTGGCAGTTCGTCAATGGGAAATGGTATTACTTAAATCCGGATGGAGGAGAAATGCTGACGGGCTGGATACAGACCCAGCCAGGAATCTGGTATTATTTAAATCCGGATGGCAGCATGGCAAGCAGCACAAATGTCGGTAATTATTGGGTGGATGCTTCAGGAAGATGGATTCCGTAA
- a CDS encoding lytic transglycosylase domain-containing protein produces the protein MATIDQLRLSALTSVKAGQSGYTAASSAKGNFKQVLKSVVKAPENLEAIFKEASKKYGVSEKLLKAVAKAESNFNPSATSKKGAAGVMQLMPATARSLGVDDPYDARSNIMGGAKYLKENLERYKGNVDLTLAAYNAGSNNVSKYGGIPPFKETQEYVKKVKNYMGDSETSGYLADTSSNLQYLSGQTLEGDSESLIPAKSDYLYLIELMKLRMQMASYGISGQFDSDDSAVGSIYNL, from the coding sequence TTGGCAACGATAGACCAGTTAAGGCTGTCTGCACTTACCAGTGTAAAGGCAGGGCAGTCAGGATATACGGCAGCTTCATCTGCCAAAGGGAATTTTAAGCAGGTTTTAAAATCAGTAGTAAAGGCTCCGGAAAATCTTGAGGCCATATTCAAAGAGGCGTCTAAAAAATACGGTGTTTCCGAAAAACTGCTAAAGGCGGTCGCTAAGGCAGAATCGAATTTCAACCCATCTGCTACTTCAAAGAAGGGGGCTGCCGGAGTGATGCAGCTGATGCCAGCCACTGCCAGATCCCTCGGAGTGGATGATCCTTATGATGCAAGAAGCAATATTATGGGGGGAGCTAAATATTTGAAAGAAAATTTGGAACGGTATAAAGGTAATGTGGATCTCACCCTGGCGGCCTATAATGCGGGCAGCAATAATGTAAGCAAATATGGAGGAATCCCTCCTTTTAAGGAAACCCAGGAGTATGTAAAGAAGGTTAAGAATTATATGGGTGATTCCGAAACTTCAGGATATTTGGCGGACACATCAAGTAATTTACAATATCTTTCGGGGCAAACATTGGAAGGCGATAGCGAAAGTCTTATACCGGCTAAATCCGATTATCTTTATTTGATCGAACTAATGAAGCTTCGGATGCAGATGGCTTCCTACGGCATTTCCGGTCAGTTTGATTCTGATGATTCAGCAGTTGGATCAATCTATAATTTATAA